TGTTGATACCGGCGAACAAGTTCATTGAATGCCCCGATATTTCCATTTTGAAATTCGTTTACAAGTTGTAAATCAGATTTATCAGACATTCTATGTTTTATTTTCTATACGATTAGACAGATGTTTCGCAGCTAAAGTTTAATGAAATCGACACAAAGAAGCAAAAAAAAAGCCCCACCCTGTTGAGTGAGGCTTCATTCGCATTATAAAATGCCTTTGTTCAAAACGTAAAACGTTCTTCAGAATTTAAGCATTCGTTAGTACATGTCGCCGCCGTGTGGCATTTGTGGCATCGAAGGTTTTTCTTTTTCCGGCTTTTCAACTATTGTAGCTTCAGTTGTAAGCAATAATCCGGCTACACTTGCTGCGTTTTCAAGCGCAATTCGTGTAACTTTTGTCGGATCGATTACACCGGCTTTGATAAGATTTTCAAATTTTTCCGATTGAGCGTTGAATCCAAAATCGTCCTTACCTTCTTTTACTTTATTAATAATAACTGAACCTTCTTGTCCTGCATTATTAACGATCCAACGAATCGGTTCTTCGAGTGAACGTCGGATAATTTCAACGCCTATTTGCTGGTCTTCGTTTGCTAATTTAAGACCATCTAATTTCGCTGCTGCTCGTAAATATGCAACACCGCCACCGGGAACAATACCTTCTTCAACTGCTGCACGAGTAGCATGAAGTGCATCTTCGACACGGGCTTTCTTTTCTTTCATTTCAACTTCTGTTGCAGCGCCAACTTTTAGAACTGCCACACCACCTGAAAGTTTTGCGAGACGTTCTTGCAGTTTCTCTTTATCGTAATCAGATGTTGTCTTGTCGATTTGATTCTTAATCTCGTTGATGCGTTTTTTAATCTCTTCTGCTTCGCCTGCACCTTCGACGATTGTAGTGTTATCTTTATCGACAGTAATTTTCTTGGCTTTTCCGAGAAGTGAAAGTTGTGTATTCTCTAATTTGAAGCCTTTCTCTTCGGCAATCACTTGACCACCTGTTAGTACTGCGATATCTTCTAACATTGCTTTTCTGCGATCGCCAAAACCGGGAGATTTAATCGCACAAACACGGAGAGTTCCGCGTAATCTGTTCACAACTAACGTAGCTAATGCTTCACCTTCAATGTCTTCAGCGATAATAACTAGCGAGCGTCCAGATTGAGCAATTTTTTCGAGTATCGGAAGAAGGTCTTTCATAACACTAATTTTTTTATCATAAATTAAGATGAAAGGCTCTTCTAATTCTGCTTCCATTGTTTCGGCATTAGTTACAAAGTAAGGCGAAAGATAACCGCGATCGAATTGCATACCTTCGACCCACTCGACGATTGTTTCAGTGCTTTTTGCTTCTTCCACAGTGATAACACCATCTTTACCAACTTTTTCCATAGCATCGGCGATTAACTTACCAATAGTGTGGTCGTTGTTTGCTGAAATCGAACCGACTTGCTCAATTTTCTTGCGATCGTCACCAACGGTTTGACTTAACGATTTCAAACCTTCGATTACTTTTTGAACCGCTATGTCGATCCCGCGTTTCAAATCCATAGGATTGGCACCTGCTGTTACATTCTTCATACCTTCACGAACTATTGCTTGTGCTAATACGGTTGCTGTTGTTGTTCCGTCGCCTGCAACATCTGAGGTTTTGCTGGCAACTTCACGAACCATCTGAGCGCCCATATTTTCGACTGCATCCTCGAGTTCGATTTCTTTTGCTACGGTAACTCCGTCTTTTGTAATTGTCGGTGCACCGAATTTTTTATCTATTACAACATTGCGCCCTTTAGGACCCAATGTAACTTTAACTGCATCAGCTAATTTATCGACACCGCGTTTTAACGCAGCACGAGCTTCTGAATCATAAGAAATTATTTTTACTGCCATATTATCTTCTCCTTTTTTTTGTTCAATTATTAAACTATTCCGAATAAATCTGATTCACGCATTATCAAATATTCTTCGCCTTTGATTGTTATTTCTGTGCCTGAGTATTTGCCATATAAAACTTTATCTCCAACTTTTACTTCCATTGGCTGAATTTTTCCATCGTCGCCTTTCTTACCAGGACCAACTGCTACAATTGTTCCAACTACTGGTTTTTCTTTGGCGGTATCCGGTAAAATAATTCCACCCTTTGTTTTTTCGTCTGCAACTTCGGGTTTTACTACAACTCGGTCTGCTAATGGTTTAATTTCCATATTTGTCTCCTTTAAAAATTATTTTAAATGTTATAACCTTGTTATTTTTCAATGAATTAGCACTCTCTGTGCAAGAGTGCTAACAATATAAGGAAATTTTTTAATAAATCAAATATCCAAAAATTTATTATATTAACTGAAGTTACGCAGAATTGACTTTTTGTCATGTTGAGCGAAGCGAAACATCTAAAAATAGCCTGAATTTGAGGTTTCAGATTCTTCACTTCGTTCAGAATGACTCTTTTGCGTAACTTCAGATATTAATAGAAAAATCCTTGGAGTCAAAAATGAAAAAATTATATAGGTCAACGAGCAATAATAAGATCGCTGGAATATGCGGTGGGCTCGGAGAAATATTGGATGTCGATCCCACCATTGTCCGTTTAATAGTTATAGTTCTTGCTCTAATTACTGGAGTAATTCCATTTGTTAGTGGATATTTAATTGCTTGGTGGATTGTTCCCTTGAAATCGGATTTGAAATGAAGTGGTTGTTCAAATTGATTACATTCCCAATTTGGTTCCCGATTAAAATACTATCGACCATTTTGAAAATAGTTATTACAATTTTAGCAATCTTTTTAATCGCATATATAGTATTAAGCTGTATATGATAGGGTGATTGATTTTGGAATTAAACTAATTTTATTTATATTAGCGATGCCTTTTTGGTTCACCGCAATTCGTTTTATGAAATGCGGGCGTAATTCAGTGGTAGAATGTCAGCTTCCCAAGCTGGACGTCGCCGGTTCGAACCCGGTCGCCCGCTCGACTGATATTAGAGATATGAAAATGTAATCTATTGGACGCTTAGCTCAGCTGGTTCAGAGCGCCGCCCTTACAAGGCGGAGGTCNNNNNNNNNNNNNNNNNNNNNNNNNNNNNNNNNNNNNNNNNNNNNNNNNNNNNNNNNNNNNNNNNNNNNNNNNNNNNNNNNNNNNNNNNNNNNNNNNNTCGCAGGTTCGATCCCCGCAGCGTCCACTAATATGTTCTACACTTACATATTGTGGAGTGATTCAAAAAATATTTACTACGTTGGACATACACACGATTTAAACCAACGTCTTGAATACCATAACAACGCACGTTCTAATTTTACCAAGCGTGGCATTCCTTGGAAGTTAGTTTACTCTGAAGAATTTCGGACAAAGTCCGAAGCAGCTCGCCACGAAAGATTTATCAAAAATCGTAAAAGTAAAAAATTTATTGAAAATTTAATAGCAATCAATGCGAAGTAGGTTCAGAGCGTTCCGTCTCGTATCTCCGATTCGAGACGGAAAGGTCGCAGGTTCGATCCCCGCAGCGTCCACTAATATGTTCTACACTTACATATTGTGGAAAAATTCAATTCAATCGAG
Above is a genomic segment from Bacteroidota bacterium containing:
- a CDS encoding GIY-YIG nuclease family protein, whose product is AGSIPAASTNMFYTYILWSDSKNIYYVGHTHDLNQRLEYHNNARSNFTKRGIPWKLVYSEEFRTKSEAARHERFIKNRKSKKFIENLIAINAK
- a CDS encoding PspC domain-containing protein; translated protein: MKKLYRSTSNNKIAGICGGLGEILDVDPTIVRLIVIVLALITGVIPFVSGYLIAWWIVPLKSDLK
- a CDS encoding co-chaperone GroES; the encoded protein is MEIKPLADRVVVKPEVADEKTKGGIILPDTAKEKPVVGTIVAVGPGKKGDDGKIQPMEVKVGDKVLYGKYSGTEITIKGEEYLIMRESDLFGIV
- the groL gene encoding chaperonin GroEL (60 kDa chaperone family; promotes refolding of misfolded polypeptides especially under stressful conditions; forms two stacked rings of heptamers to form a barrel-shaped 14mer; ends can be capped by GroES; misfolded proteins enter the barrel where they are refolded when GroES binds), yielding MAVKIISYDSEARAALKRGVDKLADAVKVTLGPKGRNVVIDKKFGAPTITKDGVTVAKEIELEDAVENMGAQMVREVASKTSDVAGDGTTTATVLAQAIVREGMKNVTAGANPMDLKRGIDIAVQKVIEGLKSLSQTVGDDRKKIEQVGSISANNDHTIGKLIADAMEKVGKDGVITVEEAKSTETIVEWVEGMQFDRGYLSPYFVTNAETMEAELEEPFILIYDKKISVMKDLLPILEKIAQSGRSLVIIAEDIEGEALATLVVNRLRGTLRVCAIKSPGFGDRRKAMLEDIAVLTGGQVIAEEKGFKLENTQLSLLGKAKKITVDKDNTTIVEGAGEAEEIKKRINEIKNQIDKTTSDYDKEKLQERLAKLSGGVAVLKVGAATEVEMKEKKARVEDALHATRAAVEEGIVPGGGVAYLRAAAKLDGLKLANEDQQIGVEIIRRSLEEPIRWIVNNAGQEGSVIINKVKEGKDDFGFNAQSEKFENLIKAGVIDPTKVTRIALENAASVAGLLLTTEATIVEKPEKEKPSMPQMPHGGDMY